From a single Nothobranchius furzeri strain GRZ-AD chromosome 7, NfurGRZ-RIMD1, whole genome shotgun sequence genomic region:
- the LOC129160978 gene encoding uncharacterized protein: protein MRAVGTQLSLKTLGPHFRSIGTQTSMDFSEVVAGTSTTGSLHTTHFVTSTPVKRQHLSAIPEEHITPIKRPCLDETTDADDTLEGSSSMNIPSPQDKTYDPLASISALTDITEHTKDTSVPAYSVNTYIVYEKCLLELFEKCPVCQRATRVQTRRIGTFLTVEQRCLHCDYLRKWNSQPLHGGTPVGNLQLSVAVYSNGGSFFKLEKIFQAMKLQMFHHFTFRRHARLYIEPAIVHAWKSAQDGMMEELNQQPAILGGDMRADSPGHSAKYGSYTMMDLRSQRIVDLQLVQSNEVGGSYYMELEGLKRSLGVLNEHNISLDCVVTDRHPQVQKYLRQVAKITHYYDVWHIQKGLSKKMTKIAQNKDCAELSRWLRSLKNHIYWTAASSSTPQERVAKWTSILNHVQNIHSHDDPVFPRCLHPQRTSRDKSKWLKPATPAFCRLENLWTTKRILKDVEKLSPHLQTSAIEAFHSVILQFAPKHSHYPFLGMLCRLFLAALHFNENGQRLTATTSSGQHMFRLCFPKFKKGESTARPIKTAPTFKYVDDIMQLVFEQVFPDPTPFVDEVAKINIPPTLSSEYTRPEKTTVVSAYVSRFNPAPV from the exons ATGCGTGCAGTTGGAACCCAACTCTCACTGAAAACTCTAGGGCCACATTTCAGAAGTATAG GCACACAGACAAGCATGGATTTCTCTGAAGTTGTAGCTGGTACTTCAACAACAGGCTCTCTTCACACCACACATTTTGTGACCTCCACACCAGTGAAGCGCCAACATTTGTCTGCTATACCAGAAGAACATATCACACCTATAAAGAGACCTTGTTTGGATGAGACCACAGACGCTGACGACACTTTAGAAGGCAGTAGTTCAATGAACATCCCAAGCCCACAAGATAAAACATATGACCCTCTGGCATCAATAAGTGCTTTGACGGACATCACTGAACACAC AAAGGACACatcagttccagcatacagtgtgaATACCTATATAGTATATGAGAAATGCCTTTTGGAACTGTTTGAGAAATGCCCTGTGTGTCAACGAGCAACAAGGGTGCAGACCAGAAGAATTGGCACTTTTCTGACTGTCGAGCAGCGATGTCTCCACTGTGATTATCTTAGAAAATGGAATAGTCAGCCATTACATGGAGGTACTCCAGTGGGGAATCTTCAACTTTCTGTTGCTGTTTATTCAAACGGTGGATCATTCTTCAAATTGGAAAAA ATTTTCCAGGCAATGAAACTTCAAATGTTCCACCACTTCACATTCCGACGGCATGCAAGACTGTATATTGAGCCAGCTATTGTACATGCGTGGAAGTcagcacaggatggcatgatggaGGAGCTAAATCAACAACCTGCCATACTTGGTGGTGACATGAGGGCTGACTCTCCAG GTCACTCTGCGAAGTATGGCAGTTATACCATGATGGATCTGAGGAGCCAGAGGATAGTGGATTTGCAACTCGTTCAG AGCAATGAAGTTGGTGGAAGTTACTACATGGAGCTTGAGGGTCTGAAACGCAGTCTAGGTGTCTTAAATGAACACAATATATCTTTGGACTGTGTTGTTACTGACCGCCATCCTCAAGTCCAGAAGTACCTGAGACAAGTGGCCAAGATCACCCACTACTACGATGTGTGGCATATCCAAAAAG GGTTATCCAAAAAGATGACAAAGATTGCACAAAACAAAGACTGCGCTGAACTGAGCAGGTGGCTTCGCAGCCTGAAGAATCACATTTACTGGACTGCTGCTTCATCTTCAACTCCACAGGAAAGAGTGGCTAAGTGGACCTCCATCTTAAACCATGTGCAGAACATTCACTCGCATGATGATCCAGTTTTCCCTCGGTGTTTACATCCACAACGCACGTCGAGAGATAAAAGCAAATGGTTAAAACCAG CAACACCAGCATTCTGCAGACTGGAGAACCTGTGGACCACAAAGAGGATTCTGAAGGATGTAGAAAAGCTAAGCCCTCACTTGCAGACATCAGCCATAGAAGCCTTCCACAGTGTGATTTTGCAGTTTGCACCAAAACACTCACACTACCCTTTCCTGGGAATGCTGTGCAG GCTTTTTCTGGCAGCGCTGCACTTCAACGAAAATGGCCAGCGTCTGACCGCTACTACCTCGTCTGGCCAGCATATGTTCAGGCTGTGTTTTCCAAAGTTCAAGAAGGGAGAATCAACAGCAAGGCCAATCAAAACAGCTCCAACATTTA AATACGTGGATGACATCATGCAGCTGGTCTTTGAACAAGTTTTCCCTGACCCAACTCCATTTGTCGATGAGGTAGCAAAGATTAATATCCCACCAACCCTCTCATCTGAGTACACCAGACCAGAGAAGACAACAGTTGTCTCGGCCTATGTTTCCCGCTTCAACCCAGCACCGGTTTGA